The genomic interval GTGCTATGGGTTAAGTTTCATCTCCTTTTCTACCGACAGCGTCGACATAAGAGCTTCCCCTCCCGCCCAGTTCACCCTCCCCCTAACCCACTCCCATCAAGGGAGAGGGAATTTTGCTTTGTCTCCCAACTAACTGCTTAACTTAGTTTTGAGTAGTTACCTTTGATGATACACCATCCCTAATCTGCAATCCGCCATCGAATCACTCCGGCGGCAGCTTCACGCAGGTCAACCAAAAGTCTTTGATGGTATTTACTACCTTCACGAAATCCTCCAGGTTGACCGGCTTAGTGATGTAGCAATTTGCATTAAGGTCGTAAACCTTGAAGATATCCTCTTCAGTCTTTGAGGTAGTCAGAACGATCACCGGGATACGTTTCAGATTTTCATCGGCTTTTATCTCGGCGAGCACCTCCCGGCCATCTTTCTTGGGCAGGTTCAAATCGAGCAAGATGAGTTCCGGACGAGGGGCATCAGCGTATTTACCCTTACGGCGCAGAAAGGCCATAGCCTCCACGCCGTCTTTAACCACGTGCAGGTTGTAACTCACCTTATTACCATCAAGGGCTTCCCTCATCAGGCGCACATCACCAGGGTTGTCTTCCACCAACAAGATCTCAACAGGCTTAACCATATTGTCCACCGATTCCCTCCTTGTCTGCTCAGGTAAAAGGCTGAAGGCTATCCACCTGAGCAGCCTTCATCCTTCAGCCTATCTACCGGTAGTCCTTTTTCACATCCCCCAAATCTTTATTTGCTTCCCCCGGTATGTTTCTTGCCGGCTAAAGATTTTCTCCTCCCAGGTCTTACTCTTGTCCCGGTCAAAAATCACCAGATGAGCTTCATCTGTCCCACAGCGGTCGGCATACTCCCAGGTCTGTTGGAGCCCTTTTCCAATGGTGCTGCTTAGAGAACCATTGACCAGCTTCAATTCGATCACTATTTGCTGCACACCACCAGGATAAGGCCAGATCAGCAGCAAATCAGTTCGAAGATGACCCAGACCGTACTCTCGCTCAATCCGGCCGCCACTATTGACAATCCTTTGCAGGAAGGCCTGAAGTAAAAGCTGCGGCCCGGGCTCCTTATAGTCAAACCGCTCTACCCAGTGCTTTGAGTGCTGGCGGAAAAATTGCTGGAAAGCCACCAGGAGCTTATCGGCGTCGAGACGGCCGTCTTCAGCCCGAATGTACCAAGACGGCTCCTGGCTGATGGTCAACTGGGTGGTATAGGTAAGCGCCCTGGGAATGACCTCCTGGTAGATCCGGTTGGCAATACGCAATTGACCCCTGGTGCTGATGAGACCAAGGTCTTCCACATATTGGACATCATCTTCGGACAACCGGTCTGGCTTTCCTCCTCCGGCTAAAATTGGTTCGATAACGCACCTAACTCGTTCTTCCTGAAGCTTATCGGCAAGCTGGTCAAGATGAGTTTCCCGCCTGAGGATAAGATTCTCTTTGGCCTCTATCACCATCTCAACTGTAATTGGTTGTGATCGCTCCCGGCCCCTGGTCATCTCGAAACAGGTCTCATAACCGAGGGCATTGACTAACCAAGGCTGTCCCTGGGTCAAATCCCAGATCATATCCAGTGTCTCGGAAGCAAACTGCTGTCCGGTCTCCTGGGTGTGTTGAGCGTAGAGGGTTTCAATTCCCGCCTGGTCAAAGTTGCCCAACCGCAAAGACTTAGCCTTGATGTTGAAGGCGCTGCCACCGGTGATGATGGCTTTTTCACGGTCCGAGTAAAGGCGGTAGTCTCGCACATCCCGCACCCCGCACAGCACAATACTCTGGGGAAAAAGGGACGGACGGTTGGGATACCCGGCCCGCAACTGCCGTAAGACTGAAATGAGGGTATCACCTATCAGGGCATCGATTTCATCTATCAGAAGCACCAGTGGGTTGGGGCTTACCTGGGCCCAGCGCCTGAGAATCTCCTCCAGGGCGCCCTCTCCCCCATATTTATTTAGCATATCCTCCCAGATATCATCTAAGAATGGGTCTCGCAGGAAATCACGGGCCTGCGAGGCCATTTTGCCCAAAATCGTTCTCATCCCCCGACTGACGTCTTCTCTGGCAGACTGGGCCATCTCCACGTTGAAGTAAAGGCGGCTGTACTTCCCCTCCTGATTCAGATAATCCATCAGGGCCAGCAAAGTCGAGGTTTTGCCTGTCTGACGGGGAGCGTGCAGCACAAAGTATTTCTTCTGGTCAATGAGAGTTAATATCTCAGCCAGATCGAATCTGGTTAAGGGAGGCAGACAATAATGATCCTCGCACCTGACCGGCCCGGCCGTGTTAAAAAAACGCATCAGCCTACCCTCCTCAATTGTTAATTGGTAACCGTTCAGCCACGGATGCACACAGATGAAACACGGATTTCCGTAAACCGTGTCCGGGAGTCGTGTCCGTGATTAGGTTGTAGGGACAACCCTTGTGGTTGTCCGCCTATGGGACGGACAGGGACAAGCTCTGTCCCTACAACTTCGCCTTCTGTCCTCTATTATTTATCCGTGCTAATCCGTGTCAATCAGTGGCTGAACGGTTACGTTAATTGTTAGTATACCCCATTATACTAATCCGGTCAAGCAGGATTTAGCTCTTCTGTGGCTTAAGGCCTCTGTCCCTGCCATCACGCCTTTATTGGCATGGTAAAATAAAAGGTCGATCCCTTGCCAGGTTCTGACTCCACCCAGATGCGTCCACCGTGGCGTTCTACAATCTTTTTACAGATGGCCAGGCCTACGCCGGTACCGGAATACTCAGCCCTGGTATGTAAGCGTTGGAATATTTGGAAAATGCGTTCGGCATATTCCGGCTCGATACCAATACCGTTGTCGCGGACTGAGAAGACCCACCCCTCCTTGATTTCGGATTTTGAGGCCGCCTTCCGCTTTTGGTATTCTGCCATTGACTTGACCGAGATATGGATGCGCGGCGGCTCTTGGCCGCGAAATTTGATGGCATTACTGATCAGGTTCTGAAACAACTGAACAAGCTGAGAGGCGTCGGTCATTATCGTCGGCAGGGGATCGTGAGTGATAATCGCCTCACTTTCCTTAATAGCCACCTGCAGGTTAGCCAGGGCATCTTCAAGGACAGCCGAGCAGTCGGCTGGCTCCAAAGACATGTCTCGCGTGCCGACCCGGGAATAAGCCAACAGGTCGTCAAGCAGCACCTTCATCCTGTTTGCCCCGTCTACAGTATAGCCAATAAACTCGTCGGCATTGGCATCGAGTCTGCCTTGGTAACGATCGGACAATAGCTGGACATAGCTGGCCACCATCCGCAAAGGCTCCTGCAGGTCATGTGAGGCCACATAAGCAAACTGCTCCAACTCGACATTGGAACGGGCCAACTCTGCCACGGTTTGCTCCAATTTTACCGCCGTTTGTTGGCGCTCGGTGATTTCCCGTTGAAGTTGTTCATTGGTCTTGGTGAGTTCGGCTGTCCGATTTTCTACCAGTTCCTCAAGTTGATCACGGTAGTTCCTCAATTCTTCCTCTGCTCGCTTGCGCGTGGTGATATCCCGGGTGACTCCCAGAATCCCTACCGGTTGGGTATCTTGATCGCGCAGGAAAGTCATGGTAGTCTCGACCCAGATGGTGGAGCCGTCCTTGCAAATCTCCTCCAACTCCAGCCTCCGTGAGCGGAACAGGTCCTTTGACTCCATATTCTCTATGGCCGTCTCTTCCGCCAGGGCCTTCATAACGACCTGGAAAGAGGCCGGGGTTAAAATCTCATCTATCCTCTGGGACAGAGCTTCTTCGACACTATAGCCCCGCAGACGGGCAATAGAAGGACTGATGTAGGTAAGCCGCAGGTTCATATCCATAGTCCAGATAACGTCTGTCACGTTCTCAGCCAGCAGACGATAGCGACTTTCACTTTCCCTGAGGGCATCTTCCGCCTCTTTGCGCTCGGTAATATTTTCAGCCACACATACCATCCCTTGAATATGGTTATCCGCATCCCGCATAATTGAACTCGAAAAAAGCACGGGTATCTCTTGGCCATCTTTGGAGAGATAAATGGTCTCTAAACTCTGGACAACCCCTTTCTTAATTAAATCGTCCACCCCGGCGCCCTTGAACGGTAATTCTTCTTTGGCTAAGATCTTTTCCAGCGGCTGACCGAACAGTTCTTCTTCCTGGTAACCTAAAAGGGCGCGGGTAGCGGCATTGACGGTTTGAATAATGCCGTCCGGCGAAACAACAATGAGGCTCTCGAGCATAGAGCGGATGATATTATCGGTGTATTCTTTACCTGAAATAATCTCATCTCTTGACTTATAAAGATCTCTCGTCATTTTATTGAAAGAAGCGGCCAATTCACCGATTTCATCCCTCGTCTTAACGGGCACCTTATAATTGAGGTCGCCTCCGGCCACAATTTCTGTTCCCATAACCAGCTTTTTAATAGGCCCACCTAAAAAGTATCTAATCAATAAAGCAATGACCAGAGAGGTAAGGAGGATACCCAGGGTAATTATTAATCCGGTGGTTTTCTTTGCCTCACTCAGTTTAGCCCTCATACTGTCCAGGGAAAGAACTAAATATATCTGACCGACCTCTTCGGTTTCTTTCTCTCCCGCCCCTAAAATCAACCCCTCTTCTTCCACCTCCTTAACCTTCTCAGTCAAGATAGGCGCCCTATATTCATTAATATATTTCGCCTCTTTTGCGCCTCCCTGAAACAAAATCTCCCCTTGGCTATCCTTAATCTCACAGAATATCACATCTTTTTGATCCAGAACGCCTTTAGCTATATTGGAAAGGGCTTCGGCGTCTTTAAGTAAGACCGGGTATTCGCTGCTGGTGGCTAAACTGCCCAGCAAGGCCTTGGCCCTTTCATCAAGCTCCGACAGAAGCGCCTCCCTTTCGTGGCCGACGAAATAAAGACCGAGAGCTAGGCCTAAGATAGCTACTGATAAGACAAACAGGGAAATAACCTTCTTGTCAATACCGAATCGCATCGGTCTCCTTTACACCTATTCTCTGGGGGTAAGTTATCATCTACCAAAAACCTCACTGGCTTCTTCAATAATTGCTGATGGAATTCTTATCCCCAATCTTTCCGCGGCTAACAGATTCAAGGAAAATCTTATTTTTCTCGGTCTTGAAGGTTGAATATCGGCCGGCTTTTCTCCCTCAAGTATCCTTAACGTAATCTCTCCGGCCTGCCTGCCTAACTCCTTGTAATCGCAGTCAAAAGAGATGAGCGCTCCGGCCTTAGTGTAAGATGAAGAAAGTCCGATCACTAGAAACTTTTTCCTTAGACTTTCTAGCAGGAGATACTCTATTGACTGAGGGAAATATATCTTAGAATCAGGAATCATCAGAAAACCGTCTATCTGCTGGGAAATCTCCTTAATCACTTTGGGGAACTCTTTTTCCGTATCAATTTTCTTGGTAATAAGTTGAAGTTCGAGCGCCTTACATAAGTCTAATGTTTCCCTGGATAGCGGGGTTGTTTTTGACGAATAAACCAGCCCAATGCTTTTTATATCCGGAAAGATCCTCTTAATTTCTCCCAGTTTAATCCTGGCGGAAATATCCAATGAGACCCCGGTAACATTCGGGTTAATAATTTTCCCCGGATCAAGAACCACGGAAAATACCACCGGAATGTTCTCTATCTCCTCTTTGGCTAATTTCAAGGCCTTTGTCCCTATGGTAAAAACTATATCAGGCCGTTTCTCTTTTATTCGTGAGAAAACTACTTTGGGTTCCTTTTCCTTTAATAAGTTGTATTCATCGGCCCACAAAGCCACGCCTTTTTCCTCAAGAAATTCCTTGAATCCTTGCCAGGATTGCTGGTAAGGTTCCAGATCTGATGAAAAGACAACAGACACCACTACCCGGTCAGCCGTCCGGGCTCGCTCAGACGCGTCTGTTATCTTAACCGCCCCTGCCTTCTCAGCCGCCAAGATTAAGATAAAAAATATTATCCCGCGTGATAAAATGATCATAAAGTGACACGCCCAAGAGTGGCCGAAGGCTCTCATAACTTATACCCTACTTTCAATAAAAAGTTCCGCCGGTTCTGGGGAATCTTTGTCTGCTTAAATTCTGTGCTGCACGGGTCAGCATAAGATTCATTAAAGAGGTTGTTAACCTTAGCCGTGATCTCCATATTCGGTAAGAGCCCCCGGCTAAATAGGCTGAAATTAGTAACCAGATAGGGGCTAAGCCATTCTTCCTCTTCGCTTACCGTTAGTCTTTTTCCCATATACTGAACTTCGCCGGTTAAGTAGACCCTGTCCTGAAAAAGAGGCAGACTAAGGCCGAGATTGGCCGAATTTCTGGGAGAATTAGCTAATTCCCGATGACTGCTTTCATCTTCTGTCTTCTGATAATTACAACTAAGATAGCCTTTAAGGCCATTCCATCTGCCTTTCAAGCTTAACTCAATCCCATTAGCCTTTGCCTTCCCTGTATCTTGGAACTGGAGTAGAGGTTCCTCAAAAGCCTCCTCTTCGATTTTCACCTGCGAAATTATATCAGAGAGATTGGTCCGATACAGGGAAAGACTGGCCTCTATCTTTCCCCCTATCCCTTGTTCAAAAACAAGCTCATAAGTCTTAAGTGTTTCAGGGGTAAGGTCCGGGTTAGGTTTCATGGTGGGGAAATTAGCCGGCTTAGGATAGCCGTCGTGGTAGTAGAGTTCATAAAAAGTAGGGGCACGAAAGGCGCTTCCGTAGAGCAACTTCAAGCTGCTATACTTGCCCGGATTGTAGACCACGCCGACCCGAGGATTGGTAGTTTCACCAAAGGTAGCGTAGTGGTCAATCCGGCCGCCTAAGGTAAGGGACAGATTCTCCCTTACCTTGTAGATATCCTGTAAATAAAAGGACCAGATATTCACCTGGTGTTTATCATCCAGATACTCAAAATAATACCCTGGCCCCCGTAGACCCTTCTCATAAGACCTCTGATGAATCCGGTAATGGCTCTGATATTCTCCGCCTACCACAAGTTGATTCTTCTCAGAGGCCTTCCAGTTTAATTGAACCTCTGAACCCACCCAATCAGCCCTGCTCCAATCTACTCCATCCTCTTTGTAGGGTTCTCCGGTTGCCTCGTCTTCCTTCCAGAAGATATAATCTCCATCAAAATAATAGTGATCATAGTAAATCCTGGCTAAAAGATTCTTTGTTTCATCTAACTCAGAATCATATTTCAATTCTACAAAGGAGTCTCCGTCAACCGTCTTAGAACGGGGGTCATTAAAGACTGTCTCATAAGCGCCGGTGGGGAGGCCTTTCTCCCGTTCGTTTAATCCGGCTTGAAGGCTTAGTTGGCCATAAGCCAGCTTCATAAAAAAGTCATAGGCCCCCTCCCCATCGCCATCTTCAAAAACACCATTATTGTGCTTTGGATCATTATCATCATATTCCGGGAAATAGAGGTCCTGTCCCTCACTGTCCATCCAATGGCCTGAGATAAAGACATCCACTCCGTTATCAAACATCCTTCCATAACTGAGGCCCCCCTTTTTTAACTGGTAACTTCCATAATTCCCGGCCACCTTTAGTCCATTAAGATCCGTCCCATTTTTGGTAACTGTGTTAATCACACCGAATAAGGCGTAGGTGCCATATAGGGCTGAGCCGGGACCTTTAACCACCTCAATCCTTTTTATTGAATCAATATCGATACTTAGGGGATTCTCCACGTCGCTGCCGCCATAGACAGGTTCATTTACGGTCACTCCGTCAATCATGACCAGAACTCGGCTGGAATAATCTCCAGGGATATAATATCCTCTTACGCCTAAGTGCGTATAACTTCTGTCATAAGTAACATAAAGACCCGGCACACCGCGCAAGGCCTCGCTTACGGTGGAGTAGCCGTAACGCTTAATCTCATCAGCCGTAATAACCGTCACTGAGGCCGGCGCCTCTCCGACTTTCTGCTCAAACTTTGCGGCGGCAAAGACTACCGGAATCTCTGTAAAAAGAATCTCCTCTCCCGTAATTTGGGTCAGCTCTTCCTCCTGTATCTGAGCAGCCCCAAGATTTGGCCACCACAAAAGCAAAATTGCCCAGATTAACAAATTTCGCTTCATCTTTTACCTCCCTTATTCATTTTAGAGTTACATATCTTGTTCACATTCATCATGATAGCCGCAGTTTCTTATGGTTATCATCCCTAATCGGGGGCCATATTCAAAGGTTATTCTGAGCTTCTTACTGGCATAGGCAATAAAAACCTCATTTCCTCCCACCTTGTATTTTGCCTTAACATTTGTCGCCTTATGGGTATTTAGGGCAGGATGGCGGGGGTTTGTGGAAAGAAAGGCGATCGCCTTATCAATCGCCTTTTGTTCCTTTACGGTTAGCTGTGAATAGCTTGTTAGGAATTTTATTTCAAAATTTGGTTGAAAGAGAGGTGTTAAAGAAGGCATTATAGTTGTTTCTTTAATTTTTTCAGAGCTGATTTTGGAGTTTTTGCAATAATGCCAGGGCGCATATCTTCATTTATTTCTCCTTCTTCCTGTTGCCATTTAGGACCCAGGGTTGTTGTCGGAAGACCGTCCATTCCTGGAAATTTTCTGACGGTCTGGACAGGATGCAAGATTAGGCAACCATTATCTTCAATGCATTCAAACAATGGTTCATTCTTGAATCCTGGAGGAAGTGTAATCCTTCCTCTTGAGTCTGTTTTTAGTATGACTGGTGAATTCATATATCCTCCTTCGTTAATAGTGGGTATATGGGTAAAGTAACATATTCAATGTTATCGGTCAAGTGCTTTTTGACTTTTTAGATCTCTTTTCAAATCTTCAAATGACCGCTCTCTCCAACTGAACCGAGACCAATTTGGACACCCCCGGCTCTTCCATGGTAATCCCGTAAAGGCAGTTGGCTGCTTCCATGGTCAATCGGTTATGAGTCACTACGATAAACTGGGTCTTTTTGGCAAACTCTCGCAAGAGCCGAATAAAGCGGGATATATTGGCCTCATCCAGGGCGGCATCTATTTCATCTAATAAACAGAAAGGACTGGGCTTGATCATAAAGAGGGCGAAAAGAAAGGCAATAGAGGTTAGAGACCTCTCTCCACCAGAAAGAAGAGAGATGTGGGAAAGCTTCTTGCCTTTCGGCTGGACAAAGAACTCAACTCCTGCCTCTAAAGGTTCTTCATCATCGGTCAGGAGTATCTTGGCATCACCGCCATCAAAGAGCCTCTTAAATATCTCGGAAAAGTTGTTCCTGATGGCTAAGAAGGTGGTTAAAAATTGTTCTTTGGAAGTTCGATCAATCCTGGAAATAAGTTCTCTTAGATCAGCCTGGGCCTTGACTAAATCATCCTTCTGGTTAAGTAGAAAATCCCTCCTTTTGATTAACTCTTCATACTCTCCCGGAGCAGCTAAATTCACTTCACCCAAGCCGGCTAATTTAGTCTTCAGTTCTTCAATCTCTTCCGATGGCAGATGGCAGAGTTCGGATTGGTCAGTGTTTAACTCCGCCATCCCGGGTACCCACGAAGTGGTGACGCCATCCGCCACTGGATTAGCTCCTAACTCATTTATTAACTGGCCATTAATGCTGCTGGCTTCAACCTCTACTTTAGCCCTCTCTAAGTCCAACGAGTGCAGTGCATCTTTGATCGAAAGGCCTTTTTTCCGGAGAAGATTTAGCTCGTTTTCTATTTGCCGGCAGCGCTGATCCAGGACCTTCTTTGCCTGTTCTTGTTGATCAATGGCGGCTTCTTTCCCAGATATTTCTTCCACTAAAGCCATTAACTCTTCCTGCCGCCTTAATAAGGATACCTCTTCTCTTTCTTGGGCTTCCTTTAAGTTCATTTCCCGGCCTGACAGTTCCCGGAGCGACCCTTCCAATTGTTCCTTCTCATTGTTTAAGCGGCTTATTGACTTCTCGACCTCTTGGCTTTGTTGAGTCAGGACAGCCAGACTGATCTTAGCTTGATTCAGGGATTCCCTTTTTTCCTTAAGCTCTTTTTGCCGGCGATCTAATTCTTGCTGACGCTCCCTTATTATGGCCTCTTGTTTTTTACCCTCCTGTTCTCTGGCTTCACATTGCCGAGTCAAACCCTCTCTTTGGCTGATCAAAACCTCCACCTCATGGGTTAATTCTCTTTGCTCAATGACCAGTTGATCCAGGTGAGAGATACAAGCAGTCAATAGGTTCTCTGAGGCCTCGACATCTTTATCTAAGGCCACCTTTTCCATCTCAGCCGCCTTTAGCCCGGCCTGAGTTATCCGGAGTTCTTTATCCAGTTCATCAAGCGCCGCCGCCACCTCTTTTCTTTCTTGCTCACCAATATGGAGATGACCTTTTATCTTATCAATAGCTACTTCCAGCTCATTGATTATCCGTCTTCGAGCCAGTAATCCGGTCTCCTTACTCTTACCTTTCCCCCCCTGGATCATTCCCCAGGGAGTAATGACCGTGCCGTCAAGGGTAACCAATCTACCGAGGGCGGATTGCGCACCCACTTGGTGGGTACCCGGGATGAGGAATGGTGGCTCGTCAAAGGAACAGACCGTAGAGGGCAAGAGATCTGTCGTTGGTGGTGTGAAATCGCCGATTTTACGAAACACCTCTGCTACGGGCATAGTATTCTGAATCAAAAGCACATCGGCCAATAAAAAATCCATCAGCCCTTGATACTCCGAATCTACTTTAACCAGGCCCCGCAACCACCCTATTATCCCCTCATCATTCCCCCATCGCGGGTACCCAGGAAGTGGGTGCGCCATCCGAAATCCGCCTTCCAACGGGATCTTGTCTAAGACGAATAAAGTCACCCGCCCTTTCTCTTCCAGATAATTCAAGATATTGGCTGCCTGTTCCGTGGTTTCCACCACTACCGCCTCCAGGGCTCTATCCAGAACTGCTTCCAGGGCTGTTTCATATTCGGCCGGCACAGAAATAAAATCCGCCATAAGTCCACGCACACCAGGAAAATCAGCCTTAAGCACCGCTTTTGTCCCCTCGGAATAACCGACTAATGACTTCTCTAATTCCCTAAAAGTCTTAATCTTAGCATAGCCGGCTTCAAGCTGCACTTTAAGTGAATTCACCTCCCGCTCAAGTTTACATAACTCTTCAGAAACACCCTCCCTTTCCTTTTTAAGATCAGCGATCCTTCCCCTGCTCTGCTTAATCTTGTCCTCCTTGATTTGCACCCTTTCTTTAAGACCCACTATCTTTTGAGTTAATTCCTGATGCCTGTTTCCCTCTTTAATCCGGCGTTGTAAAACAACCTCTGCTTCCCCTTTCTTTCTCTTTTCCTCTTTAGACAGATTAACCAGCTCGTGCTTGATGCCTGCCGTCTCATTAAGATAATCAATCAGGACAGACTTGGCCTCCTCTAACTGCCTTGACTCCCCGGCTATCCCCTCTTCCGCCTGGCTTAACGCTTCCTCGATTTCAGCCAGATTTAACTGGTTTTTCTGGAGCTCTTCCTTAAGCCTCTCCCCTTCCCTTTTCTGATTAAACGCTTGCTCCTCATTTTTCTTGACAGATCTCTGCAGGTATTCTATTCGAGCCTGGGTCTCCTTAGCCTTTTCTTGCCACGAAGAAAGCCTCTCTTTAGACCCAAGGATAAACTTCTCCAGTTGATGACGCTTCTCTTTATCTTCAGTTATTGATTCCCTGAATTTGAACAACAGCGACTTGCTCTTTTCTCTCCGGTCACTTTCCTCGGCTAAAGCAGCTTCCAAGCCGGTGGTGTCTTTCTCTATCTCGGCGACCTTACCCTTTAAGTGGTCAATCTTATGGACAAGCTCAGCTTCTTTCCTTTTTAGATAATGATACCTGGCCGTATTTAGCTTAATTTCTAACTCTCTTATTTTTGATTTCAGGCTTTTATACCGCTCAGCGCGCTTGACCTGTCTGGCCAGCGACTTTTCCTGCCGCTCTATTTCCGAAAGGATGTCATTTAATCTCAATAGATTCTGTTCAGCCAGGGCCAATCTGGCCCCTGCCTCTATTTTTTTATTCTGGTAAACCTTGACTCCGGCGGCCTCTTCAAAGATATGGCGTCTCTCCACAGGCTTACTTCTCAGGATGGAATCCACCCTCCCCTGCTCTATCAAAAAATACCCTGTTTCCGAAAGCCCGGTATCGAGGATGATCTCTTGAATATCTTTCAATCGGCAGGGCCGATTATTGAGGAAGTATTCCCCTTCTCCTGACCTGAAGAGTCGTCTTTTTATCTCCACCAGATTTTCGATTTCGGATGGCGCACCCACTCCGTGGGTACCCGGGATGGCAGATTGCGGATTGCCGATGGCGGATGGCAAATGGCCGATGGCGGATGGTGAATGGCCGATGGCGGATGGCGAATGGCCAATGTCGGATGACGGATTGCCAATGGCGGATGACTGATGGTAGATTTCGGATTGCGGATTGCGGATTGCGCACCCACTTCGTGGGTACCCGGGATGGCCGATGTCGGACGGTAGATGGCTGATTTCAGATGGTGAATGGCCGAGGGTGGATGGCAGATGGCCGATGGCGGATTGGCTTTTCAGCCCCACTGGACCGGCTTCATTTTGTGGTTTCGGGTTATTAAGCCGTAGGGTAACCTCGGCCATTCCAAGGCCATGACGATTAGGGGTCCCATTGAAGATGACATCAGTCATTGTCTTACTTCTGAGCCAACCAGCCACCTGCTCGCCAAGAACCCACCTTATCGCCTCCACAATATTACTCTTCCCACAGCCATTAGGCCCCACCACCGCCGTTATTCCAGGAGCGAATTCAAACCTTACCCTTTCAGCGAAGGATTTAAAACCTATAATCTCTACTTCTCTTAATAATGCAGCCATAACTTGTATTTTTAGCATATTTTAACAAAAAAGTCAACTGGATTTTTGGTAATACCGTCCACCCAGTCCACAGAAGGCCACTCGCCGCCTCTTGAGCGTGGCCCGTGGCCGAAACGACGAATCAGGCCAAAAAACATATTGACAAAGGGCAAGCAAAGATGTTATATTGAATTATCATACAGGGGGAAATATACCATGAGAATTGAGGCCAAAGGCTGGAC from bacterium carries:
- a CDS encoding AAA family ATPase — encoded protein: MLKIQVMAALLREVEIIGFKSFAERVRFEFAPGITAVVGPNGCGKSNIVEAIRWVLGEQVAGWLRSKTMTDVIFNGTPNRHGLGMAEVTLRLNNPKPQNEAGPVGLKSQSAIGHLPSTLGHSPSEISHLPSDIGHPGYPRSGCAIRNPQSEIYHQSSAIGNPSSDIGHSPSAIGHSPSAIGHLPSAIGNPQSAIPGTHGVGAPSEIENLVEIKRRLFRSGEGEYFLNNRPCRLKDIQEIILDTGLSETGYFLIEQGRVDSILRSKPVERRHIFEEAAGVKVYQNKKIEAGARLALAEQNLLRLNDILSEIERQEKSLARQVKRAERYKSLKSKIRELEIKLNTARYHYLKRKEAELVHKIDHLKGKVAEIEKDTTGLEAALAEESDRREKSKSLLFKFRESITEDKEKRHQLEKFILGSKERLSSWQEKAKETQARIEYLQRSVKKNEEQAFNQKREGERLKEELQKNQLNLAEIEEALSQAEEGIAGESRQLEEAKSVLIDYLNETAGIKHELVNLSKEEKRKKGEAEVVLQRRIKEGNRHQELTQKIVGLKERVQIKEDKIKQSRGRIADLKKEREGVSEELCKLEREVNSLKVQLEAGYAKIKTFRELEKSLVGYSEGTKAVLKADFPGVRGLMADFISVPAEYETALEAVLDRALEAVVVETTEQAANILNYLEEKGRVTLFVLDKIPLEGGFRMAHPLPGYPRWGNDEGIIGWLRGLVKVDSEYQGLMDFLLADVLLIQNTMPVAEVFRKIGDFTPPTTDLLPSTVCSFDEPPFLIPGTHQVGAQSALGRLVTLDGTVITPWGMIQGGKGKSKETGLLARRRIINELEVAIDKIKGHLHIGEQERKEVAAALDELDKELRITQAGLKAAEMEKVALDKDVEASENLLTACISHLDQLVIEQRELTHEVEVLISQREGLTRQCEAREQEGKKQEAIIRERQQELDRRQKELKEKRESLNQAKISLAVLTQQSQEVEKSISRLNNEKEQLEGSLRELSGREMNLKEAQEREEVSLLRRQEELMALVEEISGKEAAIDQQEQAKKVLDQRCRQIENELNLLRKKGLSIKDALHSLDLERAKVEVEASSINGQLINELGANPVADGVTTSWVPGMAELNTDQSELCHLPSEEIEELKTKLAGLGEVNLAAPGEYEELIKRRDFLLNQKDDLVKAQADLRELISRIDRTSKEQFLTTFLAIRNNFSEIFKRLFDGGDAKILLTDDEEPLEAGVEFFVQPKGKKLSHISLLSGGERSLTSIAFLFALFMIKPSPFCLLDEIDAALDEANISRFIRLLREFAKKTQFIVVTHNRLTMEAANCLYGITMEEPGVSKLVSVQLERAVI